In the genome of Halapricum salinum, one region contains:
- a CDS encoding recombinase family protein yields the protein MSSDKPVAAGYVRLSQDGESLPDQRAAVNEYAEAEGFQLELYDEGRWESGFDSERDEYQELLDDVRSGRIAAIIVPKLDRLSRDRKDRLRVLLEMDSLDVPVHSVRLGRAVDLDDDHALIVEAARATGDDVQKRAEIEAATAKTQQRVARGAWHGRPPHGCRVTANGESITHGDAWSETEEILALREAGLSYREIEGITGVNYQTARRVCSRWGILSLLRGPLEEYRPAVVK from the coding sequence ATGAGCAGTGACAAACCAGTCGCCGCGGGATACGTTCGCCTCTCACAAGATGGCGAGAGCCTTCCGGACCAGCGCGCGGCCGTCAACGAATATGCAGAGGCTGAGGGGTTCCAGCTGGAGCTGTACGATGAAGGCCGGTGGGAAAGCGGATTTGATTCGGAGCGTGACGAATATCAGGAGCTTCTCGACGATGTGCGCAGCGGACGGATTGCGGCGATCATCGTTCCGAAGCTTGACCGACTGTCCCGCGATCGGAAAGACCGACTGCGGGTGCTCCTGGAAATGGATTCACTCGACGTTCCAGTACACTCGGTACGCTTAGGGCGCGCAGTAGATCTTGACGACGACCATGCGCTGATTGTCGAAGCTGCGCGAGCTACTGGTGATGACGTACAGAAGCGAGCCGAAATCGAAGCAGCGACAGCAAAAACCCAACAGCGCGTGGCACGGGGTGCTTGGCATGGACGGCCCCCGCACGGCTGCCGCGTCACTGCGAACGGGGAGAGCATCACTCACGGTGACGCTTGGAGCGAGACTGAAGAGATTCTCGCACTGCGCGAAGCCGGCCTTTCATACCGGGAAATCGAGGGAATCACAGGAGTGAATTACCAAACAGCACGACGAGTTTGTAGTCGATGGGGGATCCTATCGCTCCTGCGAGGACCACTTGAGGAGTATCGACCGGCGGTTGTGAAATAA
- a CDS encoding type 1 glutamine amidotransferase, translating to MDEPRIALLNAAHAAADTRRNFEREVDAELVEFHAPSGELPSSFAFDGCVVTGSSASVYWDKPWIGRLKEWVGEAVEAGLPFLGICYGHQLLANVLGGQVEAMGEYEIGYRTIHRTDESRLLAGIDEDFTAFTTHSDHVRRAPPGATVFARNDYGIHGFRKGRVFAVQFHPEYDREMARTVTEGKDLDDERIDAVLEGITGENYRAACETKQLFDNFLAFVEQVHPGRAVVNE from the coding sequence ATGGACGAGCCGCGGATCGCTCTACTGAACGCCGCGCACGCGGCAGCCGACACCCGGCGCAACTTCGAGCGGGAGGTCGACGCCGAACTCGTCGAGTTTCACGCGCCCAGCGGAGAGCTTCCCTCGTCGTTCGCGTTCGACGGCTGCGTCGTCACGGGGTCGAGTGCCTCCGTCTACTGGGATAAACCCTGGATCGGACGGCTGAAGGAGTGGGTCGGCGAGGCCGTCGAGGCCGGCCTGCCCTTCCTCGGGATCTGCTACGGTCACCAGCTACTGGCGAACGTCCTCGGCGGGCAGGTCGAGGCGATGGGCGAATACGAGATTGGCTACCGGACGATCCACCGGACCGACGAGAGTCGGCTGCTTGCGGGTATCGACGAGGACTTCACCGCGTTCACGACGCACTCCGACCACGTCCGTCGAGCACCGCCGGGTGCGACGGTGTTCGCACGCAACGACTACGGCATCCACGGATTCCGGAAAGGTCGTGTCTTCGCCGTACAGTTCCATCCCGAGTACGACAGGGAGATGGCACGAACTGTCACCGAAGGCAAAGACCTCGACGACGAACGAATCGACGCTGTCCTCGAGGGGATCACCGGGGAAAACTACCGGGCAGCCTGTGAGACCAAACAGTTGTTCGACAACTTCCTGGCGTTCGTCGAGCAGGTTCACCCGGGCCGAGCAGTCGTGAACGAGTGA
- a CDS encoding glutamate-cysteine ligase family protein, translating to MSMTESGQIRRSVEVEYWVVDDDGHLVEPGALVAATAGAEREFVEPMLEIKTTPCASTRDLRAELLDRLSAVLDRAEDLGKHLVPLATPIHADEIAEIPSERTRIQNEVVGDDFRCVRHCAGTHIHVEQQRGRAIDQLNTLIALDPALALVNSSPYFEGRRLAAGARSKLYRWMAYDTVPHQGRLWRYAQDRDDWTRRLERRYEDFHTAASEAGVDRRAFHADFDPESTVWTPVQLRAAFGTVEWRSPDTALPSQILRLADDIAGVVAGLDGTEVRIEGDRGYRSDTEIVLPEFDALVEYVNAAIRDGLDSVAVRAYLDRMGLDISAYDPTTAEFAGRDVVSPAAARQLRLEHARRLEADVRQQTTISAD from the coding sequence GTGTCAATGACCGAATCAGGACAGATCAGGCGGAGTGTCGAAGTCGAGTACTGGGTCGTCGACGACGACGGGCATCTCGTCGAACCGGGAGCACTCGTCGCCGCCACGGCCGGCGCCGAGCGTGAGTTCGTCGAGCCGATGCTGGAGATCAAGACCACACCGTGTGCCTCGACACGGGACCTCCGCGCCGAACTGCTGGATCGGCTCTCGGCCGTTCTCGACCGCGCCGAGGACCTCGGCAAGCACCTGGTCCCGCTGGCGACACCCATCCACGCCGACGAGATCGCCGAGATCCCCAGCGAGCGGACGCGGATCCAGAACGAGGTCGTCGGTGACGACTTTCGATGCGTCCGTCACTGTGCGGGCACACACATTCACGTCGAACAGCAACGGGGCCGAGCGATCGACCAGCTCAACACCCTGATCGCGCTCGATCCGGCACTCGCGCTCGTCAACTCCTCGCCGTACTTCGAGGGCCGACGACTGGCCGCCGGCGCCCGCTCGAAGCTCTATCGGTGGATGGCCTACGACACCGTCCCACATCAGGGGCGGCTGTGGCGTTATGCCCAGGATAGGGACGACTGGACGCGCCGGCTCGAACGCCGGTACGAGGATTTTCACACGGCGGCCAGTGAGGCCGGTGTCGACCGCCGAGCGTTTCACGCGGACTTCGACCCCGAGAGTACGGTCTGGACACCCGTCCAACTCAGAGCGGCCTTCGGGACCGTCGAGTGGCGCTCGCCCGACACTGCCCTCCCGAGTCAGATCCTTCGCCTGGCCGACGACATTGCCGGCGTCGTGGCCGGACTCGACGGCACCGAGGTCCGCATCGAGGGCGACCGCGGCTACCGGAGTGACACCGAGATCGTTCTCCCGGAGTTCGACGCCCTCGTCGAGTACGTCAACGCGGCGATCCGCGACGGCCTCGACTCGGTGGCGGTCCGGGCGTACCTCGACCGCATGGGTCTGGATATCAGTGCGTACGACCCGACCACGGCCGAGTTCGCTGGACGGGACGTCGTCTCCCCGGCGGCGGCTCGACAGCTTCGCCTGGAACACGCCCGCCGCCTCGAAGCCGACGTCCGCCAGCAGACGACCATCAGTGCGGATTGA